The Chthoniobacterales bacterium genome includes a window with the following:
- a CDS encoding NAD(P)H-dependent oxidoreductase encodes MQTITADTLLASLNWRYATKNFDSTRKVRDADWAALEQSLILTPSSFGLQPWKFIIITDQAVKDSLVPVSWGQRQLADASHVVVFAVKTELEDAHVHTFIEHTAAARGVPVESLAGYRNVILNFIADPPFGLTVKDWITRQAYIALGNLMTSAALLGIDTCPMEGFDPAKYDEILGLNTMGLRSVVTCTVGYRAASDKYAAVPKVRFPASEVVLHI; translated from the coding sequence ATGCAAACCATCACCGCCGACACTCTTCTCGCGTCTCTCAACTGGCGTTACGCCACGAAAAACTTCGACTCCACCCGCAAAGTCCGCGACGCGGACTGGGCCGCGCTGGAGCAATCGCTCATCCTCACGCCCTCGTCGTTCGGTTTGCAGCCGTGGAAATTTATCATCATCACCGACCAGGCGGTGAAGGACTCGCTCGTGCCCGTTTCGTGGGGTCAGCGCCAGCTTGCTGATGCCTCACACGTCGTCGTTTTTGCTGTGAAGACGGAACTCGAAGACGCCCATGTGCATACGTTTATCGAGCACACCGCCGCCGCCAGAGGAGTTCCAGTGGAATCTCTCGCAGGCTACAGAAACGTGATCTTGAACTTCATCGCCGACCCGCCGTTTGGACTCACTGTGAAGGATTGGATCACGCGCCAGGCCTACATCGCGCTGGGAAATTTGATGACTTCCGCCGCGCTCCTTGGCATCGACACTTGCCCGATGGAAGGTTTCGATCCCGCGAAATACGACGAGATCCTCGGCCTCAATACCATGGGACTCCGCTCGGTCGTCACCTGCACCGTCGGTTACCGGGCCGCGTCCGATAAATATGCCGCGGTGCCGAA
- a CDS encoding ABC transporter ATP-binding protein: MSAIQATGLTKAYRTYKKVPGLKGAVQGLFHREYEELYAARDVSFSIEEGEFVGFLGPNGAGKTTVLKMLAGLLHPSSGTATVLGFTPWLRQDALKRQFALLLGQKNALWWDLPARESLELNRAIYGIETAQFQRTVDELTELLDVKDKLNIMVRELSLGERMKMELIAALLHQPRILFLDEPTIGLDVISQKKVREFLRYYNRDRKITTILTSHYMQDIEELCSRVLIIDHGKLFFDGPLESIVDRFASYKILTLTFSDGAKHDLSAYGTVIEGAPGTASLRVPKDQVTLVCRQLLERLPISDFGVGEVPIEDVIGEVFAEQQKL, from the coding sequence ATGTCTGCCATCCAGGCCACGGGCCTCACCAAAGCCTATCGCACTTACAAGAAAGTCCCCGGTCTGAAGGGTGCGGTGCAGGGGCTTTTTCACCGCGAATACGAGGAACTTTACGCCGCGCGCGATGTGTCGTTTTCGATTGAGGAAGGCGAGTTTGTCGGATTTCTCGGGCCCAATGGCGCGGGGAAAACGACAGTGCTGAAAATGCTTGCCGGCCTGCTCCATCCGAGCAGCGGCACGGCCACCGTGCTCGGGTTTACGCCGTGGCTGCGGCAGGATGCGTTGAAGCGGCAGTTTGCGCTGCTCCTCGGGCAAAAAAACGCCCTCTGGTGGGATTTGCCGGCGCGCGAATCGCTGGAACTCAATCGCGCAATCTACGGCATTGAGACGGCCCAGTTTCAACGCACGGTGGACGAACTCACTGAGCTGCTCGATGTGAAGGACAAGCTGAACATCATGGTGCGCGAACTCAGTCTCGGCGAACGCATGAAAATGGAACTCATCGCCGCCCTGCTCCATCAGCCGCGCATTTTGTTTCTCGATGAACCGACCATCGGCCTCGACGTCATCAGCCAGAAAAAAGTGCGTGAGTTTCTCCGCTATTACAATCGTGATCGAAAAATCACCACGATCCTGACCAGCCATTACATGCAGGACATCGAGGAACTTTGCAGCCGCGTGCTAATCATCGACCACGGGAAATTGTTTTTCGACGGCCCGCTGGAGTCCATCGTGGACCGGTTTGCGAGTTACAAAATCCTTACGCTCACCTTCTCCGACGGCGCGAAGCACGACCTTTCCGCCTACGGCACCGTCATCGAGGGTGCGCCCGGCACGGCCAGCCTGCGCGTGCCGAAGGATCAAGTGACGCTCGTTTGCCGCCAACTCTTGGAACGTCTGCCGATCTCCGATTTCGGCGTCGGCGAAGTGCCCATTGAGGACGTAATCGGCGAAGTTTTTGCCGAACAGCAGAAACTGTGA
- a CDS encoding MoxR family ATPase, giving the protein MRPKIDELVAQLGQIIVGKEQQLRLAIACILARGHLLIEDVPGVGKTTLSQAIAFSLGLAFRRIQFTSDLLPADILGNSIFDRETNRFVFHRGPIFSNLILIDEVNRATPKTQSALLEAMEENQVSLDGLTHPLPKPFFVIATQNPTNQIGTFPLPESQLDRFMMRIHLGFPDREREREMLLGGDRRLMTKQLKPVFPIETLVDLQEKAAAVHVAPALLDYLLNIFQATRERHRTGLSPRAGLSMLAAARAWAFIQGRDLVLPEDVQAIAMSVMAHRLGDDSGVVGEQGQSLAREILETVPVD; this is encoded by the coding sequence GTGAGACCTAAAATAGACGAACTCGTGGCCCAGCTCGGGCAAATCATTGTCGGCAAGGAGCAGCAGCTTCGCCTCGCCATCGCCTGCATTCTCGCCCGCGGCCATCTTCTCATCGAGGACGTTCCGGGCGTGGGAAAAACGACGCTCTCGCAGGCCATCGCGTTCTCCCTCGGGCTGGCCTTTCGCCGCATCCAGTTTACCAGCGATCTGCTGCCCGCCGACATCCTCGGCAACTCTATTTTCGACCGCGAAACGAATCGCTTCGTCTTCCATCGCGGCCCAATTTTTTCCAACCTAATCCTCATCGACGAGGTCAATCGTGCTACGCCGAAGACGCAGAGCGCACTCCTTGAGGCGATGGAGGAGAATCAAGTCTCACTCGACGGCCTGACCCATCCGCTGCCGAAGCCATTTTTCGTCATCGCCACGCAAAATCCCACGAATCAGATCGGCACATTTCCGCTGCCCGAGTCGCAGTTGGATCGCTTTATGATGCGCATCCATCTCGGCTTTCCCGACCGCGAGCGCGAGCGCGAAATGCTCCTCGGCGGCGACCGCCGGCTCATGACGAAACAACTCAAACCCGTCTTTCCCATCGAGACGTTGGTGGATCTCCAGGAGAAAGCCGCCGCCGTTCACGTCGCCCCGGCTTTGCTGGATTATTTGCTGAACATTTTCCAGGCCACCCGTGAGCGGCATCGAACTGGACTCAGCCCACGCGCCGGTCTCTCTATGCTCGCCGCCGCGCGCGCCTGGGCCTTTATTCAAGGCCGCGATCTCGTGCTACCCGAGGACGTGCAGGCGATTGCCATGTCCGTGATGGCGCATCGTCTGGGCGATGACTCGGGTGTGGTCGGCGAGCAGGGCCAGTCGCTCGCCCGTGAAATCCTCGAAACCGTTCCCGTGGATTAA
- a CDS encoding DUF58 domain-containing protein yields the protein MPTRHLVSLFAVLIAVGYAAVSQGNGPAYLPAYALISLLLVSWLHNRANVQQLELTTHREAHGFAGAVLLLPFKLANKKKRLKFGLQLTTTLGGSASVGKLETEIEGAISVPNLQRGVHRVNQLEVASIFPLAVFRARSRHPVSCTCYVYPEPIGEREIPLGGGVGTPEKKGERISGDDFAGVRNYLVGESQRHIDWKAVARGQPMMIKQFESTSQQEIWLSNNSLRSLDLESQLSQMARWIMQSERAGLRYGLQWNGTRIAPGQGNTHYHRCLRELAAVPSVK from the coding sequence ATGCCGACGCGTCACTTGGTGAGCCTCTTCGCGGTCTTGATCGCCGTCGGGTACGCGGCCGTGAGTCAGGGAAACGGCCCGGCATATCTGCCGGCGTATGCGCTGATTTCGCTCTTACTCGTGTCTTGGCTGCACAACCGCGCGAACGTCCAGCAACTCGAGCTCACCACCCATCGCGAGGCCCATGGTTTCGCGGGCGCCGTCCTGCTCCTGCCTTTCAAGCTCGCCAACAAAAAGAAGCGCTTAAAGTTTGGCCTGCAACTCACCACGACGCTTGGTGGCAGCGCCAGCGTTGGCAAACTCGAAACCGAAATCGAGGGCGCGATCAGCGTTCCCAATCTACAGCGCGGGGTGCATCGGGTGAATCAATTGGAAGTCGCCAGTATTTTTCCGCTGGCCGTCTTTCGGGCAAGATCACGGCACCCAGTTTCCTGCACCTGCTATGTGTATCCCGAACCCATTGGAGAGCGGGAAATTCCCCTCGGCGGCGGAGTTGGCACTCCTGAGAAAAAGGGCGAACGAATCAGCGGCGACGATTTCGCCGGCGTCCGCAATTACCTCGTCGGCGAGTCGCAGCGGCACATCGATTGGAAAGCCGTCGCGCGCGGCCAGCCGATGATGATCAAGCAATTTGAATCCACTTCGCAGCAGGAAATCTGGCTGAGCAACAACAGCCTGCGCTCGCTCGATCTGGAGTCGCAGCTTTCCCAAATGGCGCGCTGGATCATGCAAAGTGAGCGGGCTGGTTTGCGCTACGGGTTGCAGTGGAATGGAACTCGCATCGCGCCCGGTCAGGGCAACACGCACTACCATCGCTGCCTGCGCGAGCTGGCCGCCGTGCCTTCGGTAAAATGA
- a CDS encoding DUF3488 and transglutaminase-like domain-containing protein, with product MKTKSFYHLPLSSLQWLLTGLFLAALPLWFQLKSAIIFSFLGCLVWRFILERKGLKCPGLWVRCGVGVIGVLMLYGLNGTLIGLEAGMGLLLFLIALKVLEMRTEREFMLLGFLAFFILLTSLFFSQTLLVCVYVCAVFIVLTATIVQFTGGAAEGFRLRSLLRYTGMLVLQTLPLVVLFFVFLPRIKGGSLLQINKPKGAQSGMSEQINPGSFAELAQNDEVAFRVDFPDGVMPPYNELYWRVAVFTDCHGLSWRADKRERQNIMAKPRLTGPIVTQRISMEPHSGFWVYSLDRPLAGSGPVSMVTGNVLSLNVPTQDRLNIRVISQLGNDHTPMSGKDQEALTQVPPDIAPRSRQMVNSWLQKTRQPKELAGLALALFRKEKFRYTLLPGTYSPDGLDEFLFDRKLGFCEHYAAAFATLMRMAGVPTRMVAGYHGGEPNPFSNYLIVRQADAHAWVEIWSENDGWQRIDPVDSINPLRVDPDTPLASRFPVETASGNETGTGRNSSNLVQSLLRGARLGWDTVNFQWNLHVVSYDQESQRDFYKVLGIRSLFSWRLISILLGGMLAVLGVVWFLVRQKPEKPDRSLILYREFCRLLARHGLARHGLARHPNEGPLDFADRVRNHFPEHSEKLAAVFDLFIGLRYGSADSRPQERQIQLLLKELRRTLRRTKTPIRV from the coding sequence ATGAAGACAAAATCATTTTACCACCTGCCGCTCTCGTCATTGCAATGGCTGCTCACGGGCCTCTTTCTGGCTGCGCTGCCGCTCTGGTTTCAGCTTAAGTCGGCGATCATTTTCAGCTTTCTAGGATGTCTCGTTTGGCGCTTTATCTTGGAACGAAAAGGTCTGAAATGCCCCGGACTTTGGGTGCGTTGCGGCGTCGGCGTCATCGGAGTTCTGATGTTATACGGGCTCAACGGGACTTTGATTGGACTGGAGGCTGGCATGGGACTGCTGCTGTTTTTGATCGCGCTCAAAGTCCTCGAAATGCGCACCGAGCGCGAGTTCATGCTCCTCGGTTTTCTGGCGTTTTTCATCCTGCTCACCTCGCTCTTTTTCTCTCAGACACTGCTCGTCTGCGTCTATGTCTGCGCCGTTTTTATCGTGCTCACCGCGACCATCGTGCAATTCACCGGAGGTGCGGCGGAGGGATTTCGGCTGCGTTCGCTCCTGCGTTACACCGGGATGCTGGTCCTGCAAACGCTGCCGCTGGTCGTGCTCTTTTTCGTGTTTCTGCCGCGCATCAAAGGCGGGAGTTTGCTGCAAATCAACAAACCGAAGGGCGCCCAGTCTGGCATGTCCGAGCAGATCAACCCCGGCAGTTTCGCCGAGCTGGCGCAGAATGATGAAGTCGCCTTTCGCGTCGATTTTCCCGATGGCGTGATGCCGCCCTACAACGAGCTTTACTGGCGCGTGGCCGTCTTCACGGATTGCCACGGCCTGAGCTGGCGCGCCGACAAGCGCGAGCGGCAAAACATCATGGCCAAGCCCCGGCTCACCGGCCCCATCGTCACCCAGCGCATCAGTATGGAACCCCACAGCGGCTTCTGGGTTTACAGCCTGGATCGTCCGCTCGCTGGATCGGGGCCAGTTTCGATGGTCACGGGAAATGTTTTATCGCTGAATGTGCCGACGCAAGACCGCCTGAATATCCGGGTCATTTCGCAGTTGGGGAATGATCACACGCCGATGTCGGGCAAGGACCAGGAAGCGCTCACCCAAGTGCCGCCGGACATCGCCCCGCGCAGCCGGCAGATGGTGAATTCCTGGCTGCAAAAAACGCGGCAGCCGAAGGAACTGGCCGGTCTGGCGCTGGCCTTGTTTCGCAAGGAAAAATTTCGCTACACACTGTTGCCGGGAACTTACTCGCCGGATGGTTTGGATGAATTTCTCTTTGATCGGAAACTCGGTTTTTGCGAGCACTACGCGGCGGCCTTTGCGACTTTGATGCGAATGGCCGGGGTGCCCACGCGAATGGTTGCGGGCTACCACGGCGGCGAGCCCAATCCGTTTAGCAATTACCTCATTGTTCGCCAGGCCGACGCCCACGCCTGGGTCGAAATCTGGTCGGAAAACGACGGCTGGCAGCGCATCGATCCGGTGGACTCGATCAATCCATTGCGGGTCGATCCAGACACGCCGCTCGCCTCGCGTTTCCCCGTGGAAACCGCCAGCGGAAATGAAACCGGCACCGGTCGCAACAGCAGCAATCTCGTGCAAAGCCTCCTGCGCGGCGCACGTCTCGGCTGGGACACAGTCAACTTCCAATGGAATCTACACGTCGTGAGCTACGACCAGGAATCGCAGCGCGACTTCTACAAAGTCCTCGGCATTCGCAGCCTCTTCTCGTGGCGGCTGATTAGCATCCTACTCGGCGGCATGTTGGCCGTCCTCGGGGTGGTCTGGTTTCTCGTGCGGCAAAAGCCGGAAAAACCGGATCGCTCGCTCATCTTGTATCGTGAATTTTGCCGATTGCTGGCTCGTCATGGGCTGGCTCGTCATGGGCTGGCTCGTCATCCCAATGAAGGTCCGCTCGACTTCGCCGATCGAGTGCGGAATCACTTCCCCGAGCACTCCGAAAAACTGGCCGCCGTCTTCGATCTTTTCATCGGCTTGCGCTATGGCAGCGCCGACTCGCGCCCGCAGGAACGTCAGATTCAGCTTCTCCTCAAAGAACTCCGCCGCACCCTGCGCCGCACGAAAACACCCATTCGAGTCTGA